A DNA window from Altererythrobacter sp. B11 contains the following coding sequences:
- a CDS encoding primosomal protein N' — MNRVRLLIFNAALGALDYRVPDGMDVVPGSVVVAPLGPRQIVGIVWDDGRLPGDPVPDARLRPLLGRLPVPPLRAELRRLIEWTADYYCAPLSAVARMVLSSGGALKGPATMTEYRLSGGLPERMTPKRELALAALEGEQATLRELAAIAGVSEGVLRGLVNQGALEPVEVDCDRPYPRAGASFSEPELSAEQAEVASRFVAATRDGGFAPFLLDGVTGSGKTETYFEAIAESLRNGRQTLVLLPEIALTEAFLRRFEERFGAPPVVWHSSLKSTERRRAWRAIASGAAQVVVGARSALFLPYGQLGLIVVDEAHEVSFKQDEGVRYNARDVAVMRARFEHIPVILASATPALESLQMAEAGIYERLVLPSRFGGASMPKIETVNLTEEQPERGRWLAPRLARELFARLERGEQSLLFLNRRGYAPLTLCRHCGYRFQCPNCSAWLVEHRLSRRLACHHCGHQAETPDRCPECGEPDCLVACGPGVERIADEVAEILPDARVAVATSDTLNSPEKAAAFVAQAEAGAIDVIVGTQLVTKGFHFPELTLVGVVDADLGLEGGDLRAAERTYQQVAQVAGRAGRGAKPGEVLIQTRHPDAPVIAALAAGDRDAFYEAETEARRHAGAPPFGRWAAIIVSSEDESEAREAANRIGATRPQLPDVQILGPAPAPMSLLRGRYRYRLLLNARRSAEVQKVIREWLGALSFPQGVRVGVDIDPYSFV; from the coding sequence ATGAACCGCGTCCGACTTCTCATCTTCAACGCCGCGCTCGGCGCGCTCGACTATCGCGTGCCGGACGGCATGGATGTCGTGCCCGGGTCGGTGGTGGTGGCGCCGCTGGGCCCGCGCCAGATCGTCGGTATCGTCTGGGACGATGGACGCCTGCCGGGCGACCCCGTTCCCGATGCGCGGCTGCGCCCGCTGCTGGGCCGGCTGCCCGTGCCGCCGCTGCGTGCCGAATTGCGGCGGCTGATCGAATGGACAGCAGACTATTATTGCGCGCCGCTTTCGGCAGTGGCGCGGATGGTGCTGTCGAGCGGCGGGGCGTTGAAGGGCCCCGCGACCATGACCGAATATCGCCTCTCGGGCGGATTGCCGGAGCGAATGACGCCAAAGCGAGAGCTTGCGCTGGCTGCGCTGGAGGGGGAGCAGGCGACGCTGCGCGAACTGGCGGCAATCGCCGGCGTGAGCGAGGGCGTCCTGCGCGGGTTGGTGAACCAGGGCGCGCTGGAGCCGGTGGAGGTGGATTGCGATCGCCCCTACCCCCGCGCCGGCGCGAGCTTCTCCGAACCGGAGCTGAGCGCCGAGCAGGCCGAGGTGGCCAGCCGCTTCGTGGCGGCGACGCGCGACGGGGGCTTCGCGCCCTTCCTGCTCGACGGCGTGACCGGCTCCGGCAAGACGGAAACCTATTTCGAAGCCATTGCCGAATCTCTGCGGAACGGGCGGCAGACGCTGGTGCTGCTGCCCGAAATCGCGCTCACCGAAGCCTTCCTGCGACGGTTCGAGGAGCGCTTCGGCGCGCCGCCGGTTGTGTGGCATTCCTCGCTCAAGTCCACCGAGCGGCGGCGGGCCTGGCGGGCGATCGCAAGCGGAGCGGCACAGGTGGTGGTGGGCGCGCGTTCGGCGCTGTTCCTGCCCTATGGCCAGCTCGGCCTCATCGTGGTGGATGAAGCGCATGAGGTGAGCTTCAAGCAGGACGAAGGCGTGCGTTATAACGCGCGCGACGTGGCGGTGATGCGTGCGCGGTTCGAACACATTCCGGTGATCCTCGCCAGCGCCACCCCCGCCCTCGAAAGCCTGCAGATGGCGGAAGCGGGCATCTATGAACGGCTGGTGTTGCCCAGCCGCTTTGGCGGCGCGAGCATGCCGAAGATCGAGACGGTCAACCTCACCGAGGAACAGCCCGAGCGCGGCCGCTGGCTGGCGCCGCGGCTGGCGCGCGAATTGTTCGCGCGGCTTGAGCGCGGCGAACAGTCGCTGCTGTTCCTCAACCGCCGGGGCTATGCGCCGCTGACGCTGTGCCGGCATTGCGGCTATCGCTTCCAGTGCCCCAACTGCAGCGCCTGGCTGGTGGAGCACCGCCTCAGCCGCCGCCTCGCCTGCCACCATTGCGGGCATCAGGCCGAAACGCCCGACCGCTGCCCCGAATGCGGCGAACCCGATTGCCTGGTCGCTTGCGGGCCGGGCGTGGAGCGGATCGCGGATGAAGTGGCCGAGATCCTGCCCGACGCGCGGGTGGCCGTGGCGACCTCCGACACGCTCAATTCGCCGGAAAAAGCCGCGGCTTTCGTCGCGCAGGCGGAGGCCGGGGCAATCGATGTGATCGTGGGCACGCAGTTGGTCACCAAGGGGTTCCACTTTCCCGAACTGACGCTGGTGGGCGTGGTGGACGCCGATCTCGGGCTGGAAGGCGGCGATCTGCGGGCGGCGGAGCGGACCTATCAGCAGGTAGCGCAGGTGGCGGGCCGGGCCGGACGCGGCGCCAAGCCGGGCGAAGTGCTGATCCAGACGCGCCACCCCGACGCGCCGGTGATCGCCGCCCTCGCCGCAGGGGATCGCGATGCGTTCTACGAAGCCGAGACCGAAGCGCGCCGCCATGCTGGCGCCCCGCCCTTCGGCCGCTGGGCCGCCATCATCGTCTCCAGCGAGGACGAGTCCGAGGCGCGTGAGGCGGCCAACCGCATCGGCGCCACCCGTCCGCAGCTGCCTGATGTGCAGATCCTCGGCCCCGCGCCGGCGCCGATGTCACTGCTGCGCGGCCGCTATCGCTATCGCCTGCTGCTGAATGCCCGGCGCAGCGCGGAAGTGCAGAAGGTGATCCGCGAATGGCTGGGCGCGCTCAGCTTCCCGCAGGGCGTG
- a CDS encoding DUF4197 domain-containing protein, with translation MTGPVRRRGFLAALGAGSVLALSGCATYGGGISLTEAVRRLLVLSSERAFTRLTAPGGYWDESVARLGLDEFLGARGDVLSRILTSALFKSRLEDAVAEIAVDASYRAAPVVTDTVRAIGITNAVALVRGGPTAATAFLRQEMGMRLIDAMVPEVGDALRVADDPLVGQLLAGLTGVDVAGVARGFAGEVEEVIWQEIGREEAAIRADPAATRDPLLTAVFGAGAAL, from the coding sequence ATGACGGGGCCGGTCCGCCGGAGGGGCTTCCTCGCCGCCCTCGGGGCGGGCAGCGTCCTCGCCTTGTCGGGCTGCGCCACCTATGGCGGGGGCATCAGCCTGACGGAGGCGGTGCGGCGCCTGCTGGTGCTGTCGAGCGAACGGGCCTTCACCCGCCTGACTGCACCCGGGGGCTATTGGGACGAGTCGGTCGCCCGGCTGGGGCTCGACGAGTTTCTCGGCGCGCGCGGTGATGTGCTGTCGCGGATACTCACTTCCGCGCTGTTCAAATCGCGCCTGGAAGATGCAGTGGCGGAAATCGCCGTGGACGCATCCTATCGCGCCGCGCCGGTGGTGACGGACACGGTGCGCGCGATCGGCATTACCAACGCGGTGGCGCTGGTGCGCGGCGGCCCCACGGCGGCCACCGCCTTCCTGCGGCAGGAGATGGGCATGCGCCTGATCGACGCCATGGTTCCTGAAGTCGGCGATGCGCTGCGCGTGGCGGACGATCCGCTGGTCGGCCAGCTGCTGGCCGGCCTCACCGGCGTGGATGTGGCGGGGGTCGCGCGCGGCTTCGCCGGAGAGGTGGAGGAGGTGATCTGGCAGGAGATCGGGCGGGAAGAGGCGGCGATCCGTGCCGATCCTGCTGCCACGCGTGATCCGCTGCTCACCGCAGTATTCGGGGCCGGAGCGGCCTTGTGA
- the cobT gene encoding cobaltochelatase subunit CobT: MAEETPLDRFRHALTGAARAISHDAEVDVSWSPDGPGMQGDAIRVPMPPRSLPPEQAREARGFADSYALRLRHHNEGLHRRNMPAEPGARACYDAIEQVRYEALGENNYAGMRANLDAALEMRMRSDPIARAASADEVPIETALALMLRENLTGQPIPQAARPGVEMLREFIESRTGDDFERLSESLTDQRAFQSLSLDMLRHLELVRAEEVDEPATDDSGEEQEGPDEQQSDESEDQRSDQETRSEQTSSESGEGEGDEDSQQEIEQDQEMTEGDIGDEGEEGMMPVRPNRPWTDLPDSFDYKVFTEEFDEVVEAQELCDQDELARLRAYLDSQLTGLQGIVTRLANRLQRRLMAQQNRSWDFDQEEGLLDAARLARVIVSPGHSLSYKVEHEQDFKDTVVTLLIDNSGSMRGRPISIAAISADIMARTLERCGVKVEILGFTTRAWKGGQSREKWLAGGRPASPGRLNDLRHIIYKKADEPMRRARRNLGLMMREGLLKENIDGEALLWAHSRLLARAEDRRILMVISDGAPVDDSTLSVNNAGYLETHLRKVIDWIERQSPVQLVAIGIGHDVTRYYKRAVTIMDVEQLGGTIIEQLADLFEVE; encoded by the coding sequence TTGGCAGAAGAAACGCCTCTCGACCGGTTCCGGCATGCGCTGACCGGCGCCGCGCGCGCGATTTCCCATGATGCGGAAGTCGATGTGTCGTGGTCGCCGGACGGGCCGGGCATGCAGGGTGACGCGATCCGCGTCCCCATGCCGCCGCGCAGCCTGCCGCCCGAACAGGCGCGGGAAGCGCGCGGCTTTGCCGATTCCTATGCCTTGCGGCTGCGCCACCACAATGAGGGGCTGCATCGTCGCAACATGCCGGCCGAGCCGGGCGCACGCGCCTGCTACGATGCGATCGAGCAGGTCCGTTACGAGGCGCTGGGCGAGAACAATTACGCGGGCATGCGCGCCAATCTGGATGCGGCGCTGGAAATGCGCATGCGCTCCGATCCCATCGCCCGTGCCGCCAGTGCGGACGAGGTGCCGATCGAGACCGCTCTGGCGCTGATGCTGCGCGAGAATTTGACGGGGCAGCCGATCCCGCAGGCCGCGCGGCCGGGCGTGGAGATGCTGCGCGAATTCATCGAAAGCCGCACCGGCGACGATTTCGAGCGGCTGTCCGAATCGCTCACCGACCAGCGCGCCTTCCAGTCGCTGTCGCTCGACATGCTGCGCCATCTCGAACTCGTCCGCGCCGAAGAGGTGGACGAGCCGGCGACGGACGATTCGGGCGAGGAGCAGGAAGGCCCGGACGAGCAGCAGAGCGACGAGAGCGAAGACCAGCGCAGCGATCAGGAAACGCGCAGCGAGCAGACCTCCTCCGAAAGCGGTGAAGGGGAAGGCGACGAGGATTCGCAGCAGGAGATCGAGCAGGATCAGGAGATGACCGAGGGGGACATCGGCGACGAGGGCGAGGAGGGCATGATGCCCGTGCGCCCGAACCGCCCGTGGACCGACCTGCCCGACAGCTTCGACTACAAGGTGTTCACCGAGGAATTCGATGAGGTCGTGGAGGCGCAGGAACTCTGCGACCAGGACGAACTCGCCCGCCTGCGCGCCTATCTCGACAGTCAGCTCACGGGGCTGCAGGGCATCGTCACGCGCCTCGCCAACCGCCTGCAGCGGCGGCTGATGGCGCAGCAGAACCGCAGCTGGGATTTCGACCAGGAAGAAGGCCTGCTGGATGCCGCGCGGCTCGCCCGCGTGATCGTCAGCCCCGGCCATTCGCTGTCCTACAAGGTCGAGCATGAGCAGGATTTCAAGGACACCGTCGTCACCCTGCTGATCGACAATTCAGGCTCCATGCGCGGCCGGCCGATCTCCATCGCGGCGATCAGCGCGGACATCATGGCCCGCACGCTGGAACGCTGCGGCGTGAAGGTGGAGATCCTCGGCTTCACCACCCGCGCCTGGAAAGGCGGGCAGAGCCGCGAGAAATGGCTGGCGGGGGGCCGCCCGGCGAGTCCCGGCCGGCTCAACGACCTGCGCCACATCATCTACAAGAAGGCGGACGAGCCGATGCGCCGCGCGCGGCGCAATCTCGGCCTGATGATGCGCGAGGGGCTGCTCAAGGAAAATATCGACGGGGAAGCGCTGCTGTGGGCGCACAGCCGCCTGCTTGCCCGGGCGGAAGACCGCCGCATCCTGATGGTGATCTCCGACGGCGCCCCGGTGGACGACAGCACGCTGAGCGTGAACAACGCGGGCTATCTCGAAACCCATCTGCGCAAGGTGATCGACTGGATCGAGCGGCAGAGCCCTGTCCAGCTGGTCGCCATCGGTATCGGCCATGACGTGACCCGTTATTACAAGCGCGCCGTCACCATCATGGACGTAGAGCAACTCGGCGGCACGATCATCGAACAGCTGGCGGATCTGTTCGAGGTGGAGTGA
- the fsa gene encoding fructose-6-phosphate aldolase gives MKFFADTAEIADIKELAEAGLLDGVTTNPSLIHKSGRNFMEVTKEICALTDGPVSAEVVALDHGTMMKEAEVLRKIADNVCIKVPLTIDGLKTCKALTDDGTMVNVTLCFSANQALLAAKAGATFVSPFVGRHDDNGFDGMDLIRDIRLIYDNYAFETQILVASVRHATHVLESARIGADVATMPPAVIKSLVKHVLTDKGIDGFLADWAKTGQTIG, from the coding sequence ATGAAATTCTTCGCCGACACCGCCGAAATTGCCGACATCAAGGAACTGGCCGAAGCGGGCTTGCTCGATGGCGTTACCACCAATCCTTCGCTGATCCACAAGTCCGGACGGAACTTCATGGAAGTGACGAAGGAAATCTGTGCCCTCACCGATGGGCCGGTGAGCGCCGAAGTGGTCGCGCTGGACCATGGGACGATGATGAAAGAGGCCGAAGTCCTGCGCAAGATCGCGGACAATGTGTGCATCAAGGTGCCGCTGACGATCGACGGCCTGAAGACCTGCAAGGCGCTGACGGACGATGGCACGATGGTGAACGTCACCCTGTGCTTCTCCGCCAATCAGGCGCTGCTCGCCGCCAAGGCCGGGGCCACTTTCGTGTCCCCCTTCGTCGGCCGGCATGACGACAATGGCTTCGATGGCATGGATCTGATCCGCGACATCCGCCTGATCTACGACAATTACGCCTTCGAAACGCAGATCCTCGTCGCCAGCGTGCGCCATGCCACCCATGTGCTGGAAAGCGCCCGCATCGGCGCCGATGTCGCCACCATGCCGCCGGCCGTCATCAAGAGCCTGGTGAAGCATGTGCTGACGGACAAGGGCATCGACGGCTTCCTGGCCGATTGGGCCAAGACCGGGCAGACCATCGGCTAA